From a single Phalacrocorax carbo chromosome 10, bPhaCar2.1, whole genome shotgun sequence genomic region:
- the CLEC19A gene encoding C-type lectin domain family 19 member A isoform X1 — protein MGTGWDVCALLSAALLTAQAFPQTNIKISQAMPEPVHAYSCPLFWTEYEGHCYRYFPINKTWAEADLYCAEFSIGIRSAKLASIHSWEENVFVYDLVNSRVPGIPTDIWTGLNDLRQEGHFEWTDGSSYDYHYWDGSQPDDGIHSIPEEEDCVQIWYRHSSALRSWNDNACSRAFPFVCKIPSLALD, from the exons ATGGGCACCGGGTGGGATGTGTGTGCGCTCCTCTCCGCGGCATTGCTCACCGCCCAGGCTTTTCCGCAGACAAACATAAAGATCAGCCAAG CCATGCCAGAGCCCGTCCACGCCTACTCCTGCCCGCTCTTCTGGACAGAGTACGAAGGCCATTGCTACCGGTACTTCCCCATCAACAAAACCTGGGCTGAAGCCGACCTCTATTGCGCCGAGTTCTCCATTGGCATCAGATCAGCCAAGCTGGCATCCATTCATAG ctgggaagaaaatgtCTTCGTGTACGACCTGGTGAACAGCCGCGTGCCTGGCATCCCCACTGACATCTGGACGGGGCTCAACGACCTGCGGCAG GAGGGTCACTTTGAATGGACAGACGGCTCCTCCTACGACTATCACTACTGGGATGGCAGTCAGCCCGACGATGGGATCCACTCCATCCCGGAGGAGGAGGACTGCGTGCAGATCTGGTACAGGCACAGCAGCG CACTGCGCTCCTGGAACGACAatgcctgcagcagagccttCCCCTTCGTATGCAAGATCCCCTCGCTAGCCCTGGACTGA
- the CLEC19A gene encoding C-type lectin domain family 19 member A isoform X2, which yields MPEPVHAYSCPLFWTEYEGHCYRYFPINKTWAEADLYCAEFSIGIRSAKLASIHSWEENVFVYDLVNSRVPGIPTDIWTGLNDLRQEGHFEWTDGSSYDYHYWDGSQPDDGIHSIPEEEDCVQIWYRHSSALRSWNDNACSRAFPFVCKIPSLALD from the exons ATGCCAGAGCCCGTCCACGCCTACTCCTGCCCGCTCTTCTGGACAGAGTACGAAGGCCATTGCTACCGGTACTTCCCCATCAACAAAACCTGGGCTGAAGCCGACCTCTATTGCGCCGAGTTCTCCATTGGCATCAGATCAGCCAAGCTGGCATCCATTCATAG ctgggaagaaaatgtCTTCGTGTACGACCTGGTGAACAGCCGCGTGCCTGGCATCCCCACTGACATCTGGACGGGGCTCAACGACCTGCGGCAG GAGGGTCACTTTGAATGGACAGACGGCTCCTCCTACGACTATCACTACTGGGATGGCAGTCAGCCCGACGATGGGATCCACTCCATCCCGGAGGAGGAGGACTGCGTGCAGATCTGGTACAGGCACAGCAGCG CACTGCGCTCCTGGAACGACAatgcctgcagcagagccttCCCCTTCGTATGCAAGATCCCCTCGCTAGCCCTGGACTGA